TTGCCGGTCAGCTGCTGGTGAGCAAAGTCTCTACCGAGCTGCTGAATGTTTTGCCATGGATTACCGCGGTGATTGCCGCTGGTGTGCTGCCGATTATCTTTATGAAGATTAGCGCTGCGGCGTCTGAGGATGAAGAGGCGCCGAGCCGTATGTGGCCGATGCTGCGTCGTCGTAGTTCACGGCTTGGCATCAACGGCTGCATTATTTCGGGCATTGTATTAGGTTCCCTGTATGGCCTGATGCCGCTCTATCTTTCTCATCAGGGTATCAGTGACGCTAACGTCGGTTACTGGATGGCGTTGCTGGTAAGCGCAGGCATTGTCGGACAGTGGCCGGTAGGCCGCATGGCCGATCGCTATGGTCGTCTGCTGGTGCTGCGGGTGCAGGTGTTTATTGTCATCCTTGGCTCGATTGCCATGCTCAGCAATATGGCGATGGTCCCGGCGCTGTTTATCCTGGGCGCCGCCGGCTTTACCCTTTATCCGGTAGCGATGTCATGGGCATGTGAAACGGTTAAGCATCATGAGCTGGTGGCGATGAATCAGGCTTTACTGCTGAGCTACACCATCGGCAGCCTGGCAGGGCCGAGTATGACGGCGATGCTTATGCAGAACTACTCCGATCGCTTACTGTTCGTGATGATTGCCGCTGTAGCATTCAT
This Mixta hanseatica DNA region includes the following protein-coding sequences:
- a CDS encoding MFS transporter gives rise to the protein MFTWSRPVVLLLCGLLLLTVSIAVLNTLVPLWLTHDNLPTWQVGVVSSSYYTGNLIGTLLAGWLIKHYGFNRSYYFASLVFAVATIALGLNEGFWSWSLWRLLAGIGCAWIWVVVESALLCSGTLRNRGQLLAAYMIVYYLGMVAGQLLVSKVSTELLNVLPWITAVIAAGVLPIIFMKISAAASEDEEAPSRMWPMLRRRSSRLGINGCIISGIVLGSLYGLMPLYLSHQGISDANVGYWMALLVSAGIVGQWPVGRMADRYGRLLVLRVQVFIVILGSIAMLSNMAMVPALFILGAAGFTLYPVAMSWACETVKHHELVAMNQALLLSYTIGSLAGPSMTAMLMQNYSDRLLFVMIAAVAFIYLVMLLRKADHHITPVAQA